A region of Scleropages formosus chromosome 2, fSclFor1.1, whole genome shotgun sequence DNA encodes the following proteins:
- the errfi1b gene encoding ERBB receptor feedback inhibitor 1 isoform X2 — protein MQLLFHSLCLGLNTASMDNNQRGQQRALSTTSDRQPAVTHSPQSPSAQRLPPKKFRPSHLILQSVSDVSMSTPPEGDQVVPSFQRLSVYEHSPPHTPNRCAKPLPPLPGSADLSSDEAVDSEVEFFTSTDESQSLVPDSCLKPPAFRCGAPGRRSFRGCGQINYAYNEGHGSTEHLRELRDQQKPTVVATVMSATESPRQQDRAQRRLRRSHSGPAGSFNKPAALRLSCHHHGGHTQDKPEVPPRVPIPPRPSKAVDCRRWSAEVSSGACSDEDKPPKVPPREPLSRSSSRTPSPKSLPMYINGVMPPTQSFAPNPKYVSKSLQRQNSTESPAPRGPCILPIIENGKKASTTHYFLLPTRPAYLDSDKLQRFFKEDDCGSGSNGNSSPPWDCEVRQKSHIHMV, from the exons ATGCAGTTGTTGTTCCACAGCCTGTGCTTAGGGCTCAACACAGCTTCGATGGACAACAATCAGAGAGGACAGCAAAGAGCTTTGTCCACAACCTCTGACA GGCAGCCCGCTGTTACACACTCACCACAAAGCCCAAGTGCCCAACGTTTGCCCCCCAAGAAGTTCCGACCCTCCCACCTCATCCTGCAGTCTGTCAGTGATGTGTCCATGTCCACACCACCTGAGGGCGACCAGGTGGTCCCTTCCTTCCAGCGACTATCAGTATATGAGCACAGTCCCCCGCACACCCCAAACCGGTGTGCCAAACCCCTGCCCCCGCTCCCTGGCTCGGCGGATTTATCTTCCGATGAAGCTGTGGACAGTGAAGTGGAGTTTTTCACCAGCACAGACGAGAGTCAGAGCCTCGTGCCAGACTCCTGCCTCAAGCCCCCAGCATTCCGCTGCGGTGCCCCTGGGCGTCGCAGCTTCAGGGGCTGTGGGCAAATCAATTATGCCTATAATGAGGGCCATGGAAGCACAGAGCACCTCCGGGAGCTACGCGATCAGCAGAAGCCTACAGTTGTGGCAACAGTGATGTCAGCAACAGAGagccccagacagcaggaccgtgcACAGCGCAGGCTACGACGCTCCCATTCAGGTCCGGCAGGCTCCTTCAACAAGCCCGCTGCCCTACGGCTCTCCTGCCACCATCAtggtggacacacacaggacaagcCAGAGGTGCCCCCTCGAGTCCCCATTCCACCCCGCCCATCCAAGGCTGTTGACTGCCGCCGATGGTCAGCTGAGGTATCATCAGGGGCTTGCAGTGATGAGGACAAGCCCCCCAAAGTGCCCCCTAGGGAACCCTTGTCCCGGAGCAGCTCTCGCACACCTAGTCCCAAAAGTCTCCCCATGTACATCAATGGAGTCATGCCACCAACTCAGAGCTTTGCTCCAAACCCAAAGTATGTCAGCAAATCCCTTCAGAGGCAGAACAGCACAGAGTCGCCAGCACCGCGTGGGCCCTGCATCCTGCCCATCATAGAGAATGGCAAGAAAGCCAGCACCACACACTACTTCCTCCTTCCCACACGCCCAGCCTACCTGGACAGTGACAAGTTACAAAGGTTCTTTAAAGAGGATGATTGTGGAAGTGGCAGTAATGGCAATTCGAGTCCGCCATGGGATTGCGAGGTGCGACAGAAATCCCACATACACATGGTATAG
- the errfi1b gene encoding ERBB receptor feedback inhibitor 1 isoform X1, whose product MSTAGLSTPGFHLPLRGTFLHSSHCHSMANTRTYWDHHHNLSNLCLGLNTASMDNNQRGQQRALSTTSDRQPAVTHSPQSPSAQRLPPKKFRPSHLILQSVSDVSMSTPPEGDQVVPSFQRLSVYEHSPPHTPNRCAKPLPPLPGSADLSSDEAVDSEVEFFTSTDESQSLVPDSCLKPPAFRCGAPGRRSFRGCGQINYAYNEGHGSTEHLRELRDQQKPTVVATVMSATESPRQQDRAQRRLRRSHSGPAGSFNKPAALRLSCHHHGGHTQDKPEVPPRVPIPPRPSKAVDCRRWSAEVSSGACSDEDKPPKVPPREPLSRSSSRTPSPKSLPMYINGVMPPTQSFAPNPKYVSKSLQRQNSTESPAPRGPCILPIIENGKKASTTHYFLLPTRPAYLDSDKLQRFFKEDDCGSGSNGNSSPPWDCEVRQKSHIHMV is encoded by the exons ATGTCCACCGCGGGCTTGAGCACACCAGGATTCCACTTGCCATTGAGGGGCACCTTCCTACACAGCAGCCACTGCCACAGCATGGCTAATACCAGGACCTATTGGGACCATCATCACAACCTGAGCAA CCTGTGCTTAGGGCTCAACACAGCTTCGATGGACAACAATCAGAGAGGACAGCAAAGAGCTTTGTCCACAACCTCTGACA GGCAGCCCGCTGTTACACACTCACCACAAAGCCCAAGTGCCCAACGTTTGCCCCCCAAGAAGTTCCGACCCTCCCACCTCATCCTGCAGTCTGTCAGTGATGTGTCCATGTCCACACCACCTGAGGGCGACCAGGTGGTCCCTTCCTTCCAGCGACTATCAGTATATGAGCACAGTCCCCCGCACACCCCAAACCGGTGTGCCAAACCCCTGCCCCCGCTCCCTGGCTCGGCGGATTTATCTTCCGATGAAGCTGTGGACAGTGAAGTGGAGTTTTTCACCAGCACAGACGAGAGTCAGAGCCTCGTGCCAGACTCCTGCCTCAAGCCCCCAGCATTCCGCTGCGGTGCCCCTGGGCGTCGCAGCTTCAGGGGCTGTGGGCAAATCAATTATGCCTATAATGAGGGCCATGGAAGCACAGAGCACCTCCGGGAGCTACGCGATCAGCAGAAGCCTACAGTTGTGGCAACAGTGATGTCAGCAACAGAGagccccagacagcaggaccgtgcACAGCGCAGGCTACGACGCTCCCATTCAGGTCCGGCAGGCTCCTTCAACAAGCCCGCTGCCCTACGGCTCTCCTGCCACCATCAtggtggacacacacaggacaagcCAGAGGTGCCCCCTCGAGTCCCCATTCCACCCCGCCCATCCAAGGCTGTTGACTGCCGCCGATGGTCAGCTGAGGTATCATCAGGGGCTTGCAGTGATGAGGACAAGCCCCCCAAAGTGCCCCCTAGGGAACCCTTGTCCCGGAGCAGCTCTCGCACACCTAGTCCCAAAAGTCTCCCCATGTACATCAATGGAGTCATGCCACCAACTCAGAGCTTTGCTCCAAACCCAAAGTATGTCAGCAAATCCCTTCAGAGGCAGAACAGCACAGAGTCGCCAGCACCGCGTGGGCCCTGCATCCTGCCCATCATAGAGAATGGCAAGAAAGCCAGCACCACACACTACTTCCTCCTTCCCACACGCCCAGCCTACCTGGACAGTGACAAGTTACAAAGGTTCTTTAAAGAGGATGATTGTGGAAGTGGCAGTAATGGCAATTCGAGTCCGCCATGGGATTGCGAGGTGCGACAGAAATCCCACATACACATGGTATAG